The following are from one region of the Methanomicrobia archaeon genome:
- a CDS encoding TRAM domain-containing protein, with the protein MAFGEERRGFTAPITVDETYNVTIEDVGREGDGITRIEGFVVFVPNTQKGDNVKVRVTKIARRVGFAEVVTE; encoded by the coding sequence ATGGCTTTTGGAGAAGAAAGACGGGGTTTTACCGCCCCTATTACCGTCGACGAGACCTATAACGTCACCATTGAGGACGTTGGTCGCGAAGGCGATGGTATTACTCGAATCGAAGGCTTTGTGGTCTTTGTGCCGAACACGCAGAAAGGCGACAACGTCAAGGTTCGGGTGACCAAAATAGCGAGGAGAGTCGGATTTGCAGAAGTAGTTACGGAATAA
- a CDS encoding ATP-dependent DNA helicase, with protein MLAFKTIADYVESKGPYWPFPWADVTFTEPNMTTRDTSSFPFPTVREGQREFMEDVWDALESGGILVAHAPTGIGKTVAALLPAVRYALANDKIVFFLTSKRSQHKIAIETLRLIQRQANLPFSVVDITSKQSMCPRATALYREYSSLFHEFCRAEQKRKRCKYYLRTDDQALQRIWEEIMHVEELCDWCTVRGVCPHRAALEVAARAEVVVCDYNYIFDPGISEAVLEKLAAGLDDLILIVDEAHNLPDRIRNNLSNSLRLATLTSAARAIRYVDREMQGNLMELETIFMKLAKRASDTRAVEIPVDRDFLLDEMSKVLRRRIETISYDEFVNTLLSIAGELAETDEASTVDPVGSASASDERRTLEHRLQQVKVQKSQPASTTLSSRFGREHEEAQRHILNVAEFLDRWRTEERCVRIFSLAQPENPLLYFKLLDPSVVSAPIFSLAHATVMMSGTLCPTEMYADVLGATPARTKGRSIRLRDYASPFPPENRPVVVTKGLTTKYTKRSETMYQKLATKISAVAQSATGGMAVFFPSYALLNDVAAFLPPELQQRIIVERRTMGKEEKNRLYELLRDTADGILLAVQGGSFSEGMDYEANTLKTIIVVGLPLSPPTLEVKTIEDYYSGKFGPTKGRLYGYLYPAVTKVLQAAGRGIRSEHDRCIIVLMDYRFAQLPYRNCLPPDYHVILTDRAEEQCRKFFT; from the coding sequence GTGCTAGCATTTAAAACGATCGCGGACTATGTAGAATCAAAAGGTCCGTATTGGCCGTTTCCTTGGGCTGACGTCACCTTCACGGAACCGAACATGACTACCCGAGACACCTCCTCGTTCCCCTTTCCGACCGTGCGCGAGGGCCAGCGGGAGTTTATGGAAGACGTTTGGGATGCTCTTGAGTCGGGAGGGATCCTCGTTGCGCACGCGCCGACCGGTATCGGGAAGACCGTTGCCGCGCTTCTGCCCGCCGTGCGCTACGCGCTGGCAAACGATAAGATCGTCTTCTTCCTCACCTCGAAACGCAGTCAACACAAGATCGCAATCGAGACGCTCCGGTTGATCCAGCGGCAGGCGAATCTCCCCTTTTCGGTCGTTGATATCACCTCGAAGCAGTCCATGTGCCCGCGTGCCACCGCGCTCTACCGGGAATACAGTTCGCTCTTCCACGAGTTTTGTCGCGCGGAGCAGAAGCGGAAACGCTGCAAGTACTATCTGAGGACCGATGATCAAGCGCTGCAACGGATTTGGGAGGAGATCATGCATGTTGAGGAGCTCTGTGACTGGTGCACCGTTCGCGGCGTTTGTCCGCACAGAGCAGCACTCGAGGTCGCTGCACGTGCTGAGGTCGTGGTCTGCGATTATAATTATATCTTCGATCCCGGCATCTCTGAAGCGGTGCTGGAGAAGCTCGCTGCGGGCCTGGATGACCTTATCCTCATCGTTGACGAAGCGCACAATCTCCCGGATCGTATCCGAAATAATCTCAGTAACTCCCTGCGTCTCGCGACGCTCACGAGCGCTGCACGCGCGATCAGGTATGTAGATCGCGAGATGCAGGGCAACCTCATGGAGCTGGAGACGATCTTCATGAAACTGGCGAAACGCGCGAGTGACACCCGTGCTGTTGAGATACCCGTGGACCGTGATTTCCTGCTCGATGAGATGAGCAAAGTATTGCGGCGCCGGATCGAGACGATCAGCTACGACGAATTCGTGAATACGCTGCTGAGCATCGCCGGAGAGCTTGCGGAAACCGATGAGGCTTCGACAGTTGACCCTGTGGGCAGCGCATCCGCATCAGATGAGCGGCGCACGTTGGAGCACCGGCTTCAGCAGGTGAAGGTGCAGAAGAGCCAGCCGGCGAGCACCACGCTGAGCTCACGCTTCGGCCGGGAGCACGAGGAAGCACAGCGGCATATCCTTAACGTCGCTGAGTTCCTGGACCGATGGCGAACTGAAGAGCGATGTGTTCGTATCTTCTCGCTCGCGCAGCCGGAGAATCCGCTGCTTTATTTCAAGCTCCTTGACCCCTCGGTCGTCAGCGCGCCGATCTTCTCGCTCGCGCACGCGACCGTCATGATGAGCGGCACCCTCTGTCCGACGGAGATGTACGCCGATGTGCTCGGCGCAACACCTGCGCGAACGAAGGGCAGGTCGATCAGGCTGCGCGATTATGCGTCCCCGTTCCCCCCGGAGAACCGTCCGGTTGTCGTTACCAAGGGGCTCACCACCAAGTATACGAAGCGGAGCGAAACGATGTACCAGAAGCTTGCCACGAAGATCAGCGCGGTGGCACAGTCCGCTACGGGCGGTATGGCGGTCTTCTTCCCCTCTTACGCGCTGCTCAATGACGTCGCCGCATTCTTACCACCTGAGCTGCAGCAGCGGATAATTGTGGAGCGGCGGACAATGGGCAAGGAGGAGAAGAACCGTCTCTACGAGCTCTTACGTGATACCGCCGACGGCATCCTGCTCGCGGTGCAGGGCGGCTCCTTCTCCGAGGGTATGGACTACGAAGCCAATACGCTTAAGACAATCATCGTCGTCGGGCTACCTCTGAGCCCACCAACGCTCGAGGTGAAGACAATAGAGGACTATTATAGCGGTAAATTCGGGCCAACTAAGGGGCGACTGTACGGATATCTCTATCCCGCGGTCACCAAGGTGCTCCAGGCGGCAGGCCGGGGCATTCGCAGCGAGCACGACCGCTGCATCATCGTTCTCATGGATTACCGGTTCGCCCAGTTACCCTATCGGAACTGCCTCCCGCCGGATTATCACGTCATCCTGACCGACCGTGCAGAAGAGCAGTGTCGCAAATTCTTTACGTGA
- a CDS encoding protein translocase subunit SecF: MQSPVFERLFERIDVTKYPAKRLIVIPLSILVIAVFIIALTQVLVGSPVRLGTDFVGGTVVKVQTTETIEQLEVTFADFPVASIRDTGAAHEKSIEFGQMSETEKDALIAKLEQDYGSESEFGSFELRDISPLFAKELQRQAVNAIIIAFILMAIVVFIVFRTLVPPFAVIIAAFSNIVVAVACMNVIGLELSLGTVAALLMLIGYSVDSNILLTTNLLRKKGDVDEKIRSTMKTGVTMTFTTLSAVVALFLVSSTIHYLSAYFAPIPILRDLSLVLLFGLVMDLLNTWLLNAGILRWYIERKESRKFGKRSVGAKAPVKKSAKRGEKRKDKSSTV, translated from the coding sequence ATGCAGTCCCCCGTCTTTGAGCGGTTATTCGAGCGCATAGACGTCACCAAATATCCGGCGAAGCGGTTAATAGTAATACCCCTGAGCATTCTGGTCATCGCAGTCTTCATCATCGCGCTCACCCAGGTACTGGTGGGCTCACCGGTACGCCTCGGAACGGATTTCGTGGGCGGGACGGTGGTCAAGGTGCAGACAACCGAGACGATAGAGCAACTGGAGGTGACTTTCGCCGACTTCCCCGTTGCCTCCATACGCGACACCGGCGCCGCGCACGAGAAGAGCATCGAGTTCGGCCAGATGAGCGAGACGGAGAAGGATGCTCTGATCGCCAAACTGGAGCAGGATTACGGATCAGAATCGGAGTTTGGCTCTTTCGAGCTGCGTGATATCAGCCCGCTCTTCGCGAAGGAATTGCAGCGGCAGGCCGTGAACGCGATTATCATCGCCTTTATCCTGATGGCTATCGTCGTCTTCATCGTCTTTCGCACGCTGGTGCCCCCGTTTGCGGTCATCATCGCGGCATTTTCCAACATCGTCGTCGCCGTCGCCTGTATGAACGTGATCGGTCTGGAGCTCTCGCTGGGCACGGTTGCCGCGTTGCTCATGCTCATCGGCTATTCGGTGGACTCGAACATCCTGCTCACGACGAATCTGCTGCGTAAGAAGGGCGATGTGGACGAGAAGATCAGGAGCACGATGAAGACTGGCGTCACGATGACCTTTACCACACTCTCCGCGGTCGTTGCCCTGTTCCTCGTTTCTTCCACAATCCATTACCTCTCCGCCTATTTCGCACCGATCCCTATCTTACGGGATCTCTCGCTCGTGCTGCTCTTCGGGCTCGTGATGGATCTGCTGAACACGTGGTTGCTGAATGCCGGGATCTTGCGCTGGTACATTGAGCGAAAGGAGAGCAGGAAATTCGGTAAACGGAGCGTCGGCGCCAAAGCGCCGGTAAAGAAGAGTGCGAAGCGAGGAGAGAAAAGGAAAGATAAGAGCAGCACCGTCTAA
- the purL gene encoding phosphoribosylformylglycinamidine synthase subunit PurL has translation MHIYRQRRYFLRCASVKNRVMSRFELPLRGADEQDLQRLSDSMGLSLSLDELRRIQHYFAVQGRDPTDVELQSIAQAWSEHCCYKSSKNVLKEYVFGIDAPQNLLVIKEDAGVLEFDDEHAYVVALESHNHPSAIEPYGGAATGIGGIVRDVVCMGAQPIALIDPLFFGPLDHPYELLPQEVKHPRFLFDGVVAGIRDYGNRIGIPTCAGMVYFEQGYLGNCVVNVGCVGIMKKADLSRSMAKPGEVLVLVGGKTGRDGIHGVTFASVELTGEEETRSAVQVGDPITKEPLMHAILEANEKRLISGMKDLGGGGLSCAVSEMCHAGGCGAEIHLERVKLKEAGLNPWEIWVSESQERFLLALKPERVDEVLALFAMWDVDAVVLGETSEEATGATPRIRIWHDGALIFELETDFLVSCPLYSRPQEVRVRENEALPTIPEPSDYNALLLRLLAAANIASKEAVIRQYDHEVRAATVIKPLQGCRGSETHGDAAVLKPLEDSFRGLAITSDVNPAFCKLNPFWGAASAIDEICRNLTAVGAVPHSFADCLNFGNPEKPDRMGDFAECCRGLGYMASALCVPFVSGNVSFYNESDVLNESIPPTPAILGIGICEDVRKCVTVDLKGAGNPLYLIGETRAELGGSEYFRLRGSDAGSVPRTDPAVLQTSMNALRTVMDAGSILSCHDVAEGGLAVTICEMAIGGDLGVSVDVATVNPGLRTDFALFSESNSRWVVEVARPEASSFETIMSRRDIPVRALGETTRARQITLRDRQRTVVTMPLDELWKAWRGTIT, from the coding sequence ATGCATATATATAGACAGAGAAGGTATTTCTTGAGATGCGCCTCTGTAAAGAACAGAGTGATGAGCCGATTTGAACTGCCGCTCAGGGGTGCGGATGAACAGGATTTACAGCGGTTAAGCGATAGTATGGGGCTTTCGCTCAGTCTGGATGAGCTGCGACGAATTCAACACTACTTCGCGGTGCAGGGACGCGATCCGACCGACGTGGAGCTTCAGAGCATTGCACAGGCGTGGTCGGAGCATTGTTGCTACAAGAGCTCGAAGAACGTCTTGAAAGAGTACGTATTCGGGATCGATGCGCCGCAGAATCTACTGGTGATTAAAGAGGATGCAGGTGTGCTTGAATTTGATGATGAGCACGCCTACGTGGTCGCTTTAGAGAGTCACAACCACCCCTCGGCGATCGAGCCGTACGGGGGTGCGGCAACGGGTATCGGCGGTATCGTGCGTGATGTGGTCTGTATGGGCGCGCAGCCGATCGCCTTGATCGATCCACTGTTCTTCGGCCCGCTGGATCATCCGTACGAGCTGCTCCCCCAGGAGGTGAAGCACCCGCGGTTCTTATTCGATGGTGTGGTCGCGGGGATACGTGATTACGGGAATCGTATCGGTATCCCGACCTGTGCGGGTATGGTGTACTTTGAGCAGGGCTACCTGGGCAACTGCGTGGTGAACGTCGGCTGTGTGGGAATCATGAAGAAGGCGGACCTGAGCCGGAGCATGGCGAAGCCGGGTGAAGTGCTCGTGCTGGTCGGAGGGAAGACGGGCAGAGACGGCATTCATGGCGTTACCTTCGCTTCCGTTGAGCTGACCGGTGAGGAAGAGACCCGGAGTGCCGTGCAGGTGGGCGATCCGATAACGAAGGAGCCGCTTATGCATGCGATCCTGGAGGCGAACGAGAAGCGGTTGATCAGCGGCATGAAGGACCTCGGTGGCGGTGGGCTCTCGTGCGCGGTGAGCGAGATGTGCCATGCAGGCGGTTGTGGTGCGGAGATCCATTTGGAGCGCGTGAAGCTGAAGGAGGCGGGTCTGAACCCCTGGGAGATCTGGGTCTCCGAGTCGCAGGAACGATTCTTACTGGCGTTGAAGCCCGAGCGGGTGGACGAGGTGCTGGCGCTCTTCGCGATGTGGGACGTAGACGCTGTGGTGCTGGGCGAAACGAGCGAAGAAGCGACGGGAGCGACACCGCGAATCCGCATTTGGCACGACGGTGCGCTGATCTTCGAGCTGGAAACGGACTTCCTCGTCTCGTGCCCGCTGTACTCGCGTCCACAAGAGGTGCGGGTGCGGGAAAACGAGGCACTACCGACGATTCCAGAACCGTCCGATTACAATGCACTCTTATTGCGTCTGCTTGCGGCAGCGAACATCGCGTCTAAAGAGGCGGTGATCAGGCAGTACGACCACGAGGTGCGTGCCGCCACCGTGATTAAGCCGCTTCAGGGATGTCGTGGCTCTGAGACCCACGGTGATGCTGCTGTGCTCAAGCCGCTGGAAGACTCTTTCCGTGGGCTCGCAATCACCTCTGACGTGAATCCTGCCTTCTGCAAACTCAATCCGTTCTGGGGTGCTGCGAGCGCGATCGACGAGATCTGCAGGAACTTGACCGCAGTCGGGGCGGTACCGCACTCTTTTGCCGACTGCCTCAACTTCGGCAATCCCGAGAAGCCGGACCGCATGGGCGATTTCGCAGAGTGCTGTCGCGGGCTTGGATACATGGCGTCCGCGCTGTGTGTGCCCTTTGTAAGTGGTAATGTGAGCTTCTATAACGAATCTGACGTTCTGAACGAATCAATTCCACCGACACCCGCGATTCTGGGTATTGGTATCTGCGAGGACGTGCGGAAGTGCGTTACGGTTGACCTGAAAGGAGCGGGCAACCCGCTGTATCTCATCGGTGAGACAAGAGCGGAGTTGGGTGGGAGCGAGTATTTCAGGTTACGCGGTTCTGATGCGGGCAGTGTCCCACGAACCGATCCTGCGGTGCTGCAAACGAGCATGAACGCGCTACGAACCGTGATGGACGCAGGTTCAATACTGAGCTGCCATGACGTTGCGGAGGGCGGTCTCGCGGTAACGATCTGCGAGATGGCGATCGGTGGGGATCTGGGCGTTTCCGTTGACGTTGCGACCGTAAACCCCGGACTACGAACAGATTTTGCGCTCTTTTCCGAATCGAACTCACGCTGGGTGGTCGAGGTGGCGCGACCGGAAGCAAGCAGCTTCGAGACGATCATGAGCCGCCGTGACATTCCTGTACGGGCCCTGGGTGAGACCACACGAGCGCGGCAGATCACCCTGCGTGACCGGCAGAGAACAGTGGTAACGATGCCCCTCGATGAGCTTTGGAAAGCGTGGCGTGGAACCATTACATGA
- the carB gene encoding carbamoyl-phosphate synthase large subunit has translation MPKREEIRKVLVIGSGPIVIGQACEFDYSGTQACKALHEEGYEVVLVNSNPATIMTDPEMADRTYIEPLTVETITKIIAKEQPDALLPNLGGQTGLNLSAELSKRGILEQYGVTIIGVEADAIERGEDRIAFKATMAKLGIPMPRSSPAYTADEAERIAQELGYPVVIRPAYTLGGTGGGLVYNVDELRTIVTRGIAASLIGQVLVEESVLGWEELELEVIRDRKGNRITVCFIENVDPMGVHTGDSFCVAPMLTVPEALQQRLQEYSYRIVDAIGVIGGTNIQFAHNLEDDRVVVIEINPRTSRSSALASKATGFPIARISAKLATGITLDEIPYYKGGTLDQYKPTGEYVVVKFARWAFEKFPQTRDILGTQMKAVGEVMSIGRTFTEAFQKAIRSLEIKRYGAGGAKDFGTCSLDELKERLLFPSSERIFMIYEALRKGMAVEELYQLTKIGRWFIQQMRELVLFEEELKQYRGRELSAELLKAAKAHGFSDRYLAQLLGRTEREIRQQRLNTGITACYEAVPVSGADGAYYYSTHNAPDSVTVSPGPKILILGGGPNRIGQGIEFDYTCVHAAFALREAGIESVMVNCNPETVSTDYDTSDKLYFEPLTVEDVLNIYQKEQPEGVIVQFGGQTPLNIAKELHEAGVTILGTSPASIHLAEDRELFRTMMNELGIPQPESGTARSVEEALAVAREIGFPLMVRPSFVLGGRGMEIVYDEQMLLDYARAAVDMSPEYPMLIDKFLEQAIEAEVDAIADGKDVYIAAVMEHIELAGIHSGDSACVIPSRNISTEQLAKIEAYTKKIAETFQVVGLMNIQYAIANNGEVYILEANPRASRTVPLVSKVTSVPIAKVATKVMLGRKLRDLLPSLERGDTKLPYYGVKEAVFPFNMFPDVDPLLGPEMKSTGEVLGMAPSYGLAFYKAEEAASMQLPVEGTVLISATDADKEEIWEVADRLSKQGFTVKATKGTKAFLAERGLAAELAIKLGEGRPDITDDIRNRQINLVINTPAGGKGKHDDSYIRIAAIQHKVPYITTTAAARATVAGIETVKRGKADVKALQDYHQELASS, from the coding sequence ATGCCGAAGCGAGAAGAAATCAGGAAGGTGCTGGTTATCGGGTCGGGCCCCATCGTGATCGGCCAGGCCTGTGAGTTTGATTATTCAGGCACGCAAGCGTGCAAGGCGCTGCATGAGGAGGGTTATGAGGTCGTGCTGGTGAATTCCAATCCCGCGACCATTATGACCGATCCTGAGATGGCTGACCGGACGTACATCGAGCCGCTGACCGTTGAGACCATCACGAAGATCATCGCGAAGGAGCAGCCGGACGCATTGCTACCGAACCTTGGCGGACAGACGGGTCTGAATCTTTCCGCGGAACTCAGCAAGCGCGGTATTCTGGAGCAGTACGGGGTAACGATCATCGGTGTCGAAGCCGATGCGATCGAGCGCGGCGAGGACCGGATTGCGTTTAAAGCGACGATGGCGAAGCTGGGGATCCCGATGCCGCGGAGCTCGCCCGCGTATACCGCGGATGAAGCGGAGCGGATCGCGCAGGAGCTGGGCTATCCCGTGGTGATCCGCCCGGCCTATACGCTCGGTGGCACGGGCGGCGGACTCGTTTATAACGTCGACGAACTCCGTACGATCGTGACACGCGGTATCGCGGCGAGCCTCATCGGCCAGGTGCTCGTCGAGGAATCGGTTCTGGGCTGGGAGGAGCTTGAGCTTGAGGTGATCAGGGACAGAAAGGGCAACCGGATCACCGTCTGTTTCATCGAGAATGTGGACCCGATGGGCGTGCACACCGGCGACAGTTTCTGTGTGGCGCCGATGCTGACCGTACCGGAAGCGTTACAGCAGCGATTGCAGGAGTATTCCTACCGGATCGTGGATGCGATCGGCGTCATCGGCGGCACGAACATCCAGTTTGCGCACAATCTCGAGGATGACCGTGTTGTGGTCATCGAGATCAATCCGCGAACCTCGCGGTCGTCGGCGCTGGCCTCAAAGGCGACCGGGTTCCCGATCGCCAGGATCTCTGCGAAACTCGCCACCGGTATCACACTCGACGAGATACCCTATTATAAGGGCGGCACACTCGACCAGTATAAGCCAACCGGGGAGTACGTGGTGGTGAAATTTGCGCGCTGGGCGTTTGAGAAGTTCCCGCAGACACGCGATATCCTGGGCACGCAGATGAAAGCCGTGGGCGAGGTGATGAGCATCGGTCGCACCTTTACAGAAGCGTTTCAGAAGGCGATCCGCTCGTTGGAGATCAAACGCTACGGCGCCGGCGGTGCGAAGGATTTCGGTACCTGCTCGCTTGACGAGCTGAAGGAGCGGCTGCTCTTCCCGTCCAGCGAGCGCATCTTCATGATCTACGAAGCGTTGCGCAAGGGTATGGCGGTAGAAGAGCTGTACCAGCTCACAAAGATCGGGCGGTGGTTCATCCAGCAGATGCGGGAGCTGGTGCTCTTCGAAGAGGAGCTCAAGCAGTATCGAGGGAGGGAGCTATCCGCTGAACTGCTGAAGGCGGCGAAAGCGCACGGCTTCTCGGACCGCTATCTCGCACAACTGCTCGGGAGGACGGAACGCGAGATCCGGCAGCAACGCCTGAACACGGGCATAACAGCGTGCTATGAGGCCGTACCGGTGAGTGGCGCGGACGGCGCGTATTACTATTCAACCCATAACGCGCCCGATTCGGTAACGGTTTCACCCGGGCCGAAGATACTGATTCTGGGCGGTGGTCCGAACCGCATCGGACAGGGCATCGAGTTCGATTACACCTGCGTGCATGCCGCTTTTGCGTTACGTGAAGCTGGGATCGAGTCGGTGATGGTGAACTGCAATCCCGAGACCGTTTCGACCGATTATGACACCTCGGACAAGCTCTACTTCGAACCACTCACGGTTGAAGATGTCCTGAACATTTACCAGAAGGAACAGCCGGAGGGTGTCATTGTGCAGTTTGGCGGTCAGACGCCGCTGAACATCGCCAAGGAGTTGCACGAAGCGGGTGTGACGATCCTGGGCACGAGCCCGGCGAGTATCCATCTGGCCGAGGATCGCGAACTGTTCAGAACGATGATGAACGAGCTGGGGATCCCGCAGCCTGAGAGCGGTACGGCGCGGTCGGTTGAGGAAGCGCTCGCGGTGGCGCGGGAGATCGGGTTCCCCTTGATGGTGCGCCCTTCATTCGTGCTCGGCGGGCGTGGTATGGAGATCGTGTATGACGAGCAGATGCTACTCGATTACGCGCGTGCGGCGGTGGATATGAGCCCCGAGTATCCGATGCTCATCGACAAGTTCCTGGAGCAGGCGATCGAGGCTGAGGTGGACGCGATCGCGGACGGCAAGGACGTGTACATTGCAGCGGTCATGGAGCATATCGAGCTGGCGGGCATCCATTCGGGCGATAGCGCCTGTGTGATCCCTTCACGGAACATCAGTACGGAACAGCTCGCGAAGATCGAAGCGTACACGAAGAAGATCGCGGAGACGTTCCAGGTCGTCGGGCTCATGAATATCCAGTACGCGATCGCGAACAACGGTGAGGTGTACATACTGGAGGCAAACCCGCGTGCCTCGCGGACAGTACCACTGGTGAGTAAGGTGACCAGCGTGCCGATCGCGAAGGTAGCGACGAAGGTGATGTTGGGCAGGAAGTTACGTGATCTGTTGCCCTCGCTGGAGCGAGGTGATACGAAGCTCCCGTACTATGGGGTTAAGGAGGCCGTTTTCCCCTTCAACATGTTCCCGGACGTCGACCCGCTGCTGGGGCCGGAGATGAAGAGCACCGGCGAAGTCCTGGGCATGGCACCCTCCTATGGTCTCGCGTTCTACAAGGCTGAGGAAGCGGCGAGTATGCAATTGCCGGTCGAAGGCACGGTCCTTATCTCAGCGACGGACGCGGATAAGGAAGAGATCTGGGAGGTGGCCGATCGGCTGAGCAAACAGGGATTCACGGTGAAAGCGACGAAGGGCACGAAGGCGTTTCTCGCAGAGCGCGGGCTCGCAGCTGAGCTGGCGATCAAGCTGGGCGAAGGCAGGCCGGATATCACCGATGATATCCGGAACAGGCAGATCAATCTGGTGATCAATACGCCGGCAGGCGGCAAGGGTAAACATGACGACAGCTATATCAGGATCGCCGCGATCCAGCACAAAGTACCATATATCACCACGACGGCGGCCGCACGGGCAACGGTCGCGGGCATCGAGACGGTGAAACGCGGCAAGGCGGACGTGAAGGCGCTGCAGGATTATCATCAGGAGCTCGCGAGTTCGTGA
- a CDS encoding thioredoxin: MSLLEVDDRSWEREVELSELPVLVMFFGPTCPYCKEMEPHFLRYALEYEGRVRFAKLNIVESTFTAERYGVMATPTFTFFCHGTPVQNLAGAAYPTLLKRLIEESLEHGEACRDKSTPVRFDMAYG, encoded by the coding sequence ATGAGTTTACTGGAAGTGGATGACAGATCGTGGGAGCGTGAGGTGGAGCTCTCAGAGCTGCCGGTGCTCGTGATGTTCTTTGGCCCCACGTGCCCGTACTGCAAAGAGATGGAGCCCCATTTCTTACGATACGCGCTCGAGTACGAGGGGCGGGTCAGGTTCGCGAAGTTGAACATCGTTGAGAGCACGTTCACCGCCGAGCGCTACGGCGTGATGGCCACACCGACCTTCACCTTCTTCTGCCACGGCACACCGGTACAGAACCTCGCGGGCGCCGCGTATCCGACGCTGCTGAAGCGGTTGATAGAGGAGTCGCTCGAGCACGGCGAGGCATGCCGTGATAAATCGACACCCGTACGATTCGATATGGCGTATGGGTAA
- a CDS encoding YkgJ family cysteine cluster protein, which translates to MTRFDCFRCGKCCISFIDRIHHIPTGLALTPAEVTLFDQADVRPFLGVQTMTGITPVWYQLIRAPCPHYDHDRFGCAIYEQRPLVCRAYPFKVVLNYTRLGRCTWLVQQTRKNAVVLPAEIVQANETIAAYDRATFRLIKHEQVRIFNFETGAWLALQDN; encoded by the coding sequence ATGACCCGGTTCGACTGTTTTCGCTGCGGGAAGTGCTGCATCTCCTTCATTGACCGAATTCACCACATTCCCACTGGATTAGCGCTTACCCCCGCAGAGGTGACGCTGTTTGATCAGGCGGACGTCCGGCCATTCCTCGGGGTGCAGACGATGACAGGCATCACTCCTGTCTGGTACCAGCTGATCAGAGCGCCCTGCCCCCATTATGATCACGACCGATTCGGGTGCGCGATCTACGAGCAGCGCCCGCTCGTCTGCCGTGCATACCCCTTTAAGGTTGTCCTGAACTACACGCGGCTCGGTCGCTGTACCTGGCTGGTGCAGCAGACCCGGAAGAACGCAGTAGTGCTGCCTGCGGAGATCGTACAGGCGAACGAGACGATCGCGGCGTACGATCGTGCGACCTTTAGGCTTATCAAGCACGAACAGGTGCGGATATTCAATTTCGAAACCGGCGCATGGCTCGCACTCCAGGACAACTGA
- a CDS encoding ATP-binding cassette domain-containing protein → MVAIAPVIVAEDLRKQFDEFVAVDNVSFTVEEGEVFGFLGPNGAGKTTTMKMIQCVSPKTSGKLTVFGMDVTTQPREIKQLLGVVPQENNLDPDFTVFENLLVYSRYFDRPRAQVENMIAELLDFVQLREKQDKPIEQLSGGMKRRLILARALINTPRLLILDEPTIGLDPQARHLIWDKIKSLKAQGITVVLTTHYMDEAARLCDRLVIMDFGRILVDGKPDALVSEYIGTDIVDAEHNPRVIACLNRMGAKYDVWGDTVRVYTAHPQDVIAALLNDCGLGTITARAATLEDVFLKLTGKKLRE, encoded by the coding sequence GTGGTTGCGATCGCCCCGGTGATCGTTGCTGAAGATCTAAGGAAGCAGTTTGACGAGTTCGTCGCGGTGGACAACGTGAGTTTCACCGTGGAAGAAGGCGAGGTCTTCGGGTTCCTCGGCCCGAACGGCGCAGGAAAGACGACCACGATGAAGATGATCCAGTGTGTTTCACCGAAGACGAGTGGAAAGCTCACTGTCTTTGGTATGGATGTGACGACGCAGCCGCGGGAGATCAAGCAACTGCTGGGCGTAGTGCCCCAGGAGAACAATCTCGATCCCGATTTCACGGTCTTCGAGAATCTGCTGGTTTACTCACGCTATTTTGACCGCCCGCGTGCACAGGTAGAGAACATGATAGCCGAGCTGCTGGACTTCGTGCAACTGCGTGAGAAGCAGGATAAGCCGATTGAGCAGCTCTCAGGCGGTATGAAGCGCCGGCTGATACTCGCACGAGCGCTCATCAACACTCCGCGCTTGTTGATTCTGGATGAGCCGACGATCGGGCTTGATCCACAGGCCCGCCATCTCATCTGGGATAAGATCAAATCGCTCAAGGCACAGGGGATCACGGTGGTCTTAACCACCCATTATATGGATGAAGCGGCGCGGTTGTGCGATCGCCTGGTGATTATGGACTTTGGGCGAATCCTGGTGGACGGCAAACCCGACGCACTGGTCAGTGAGTACATCGGTACGGATATTGTGGATGCGGAGCACAACCCCCGGGTCATCGCATGCTTGAACCGAATGGGCGCGAAGTACGACGTATGGGGTGATACCGTGCGGGTATACACAGCGCATCCGCAGGACGTGATAGCCGCGCTCCTCAATGACTGTGGACTCGGTACGATCACCGCGCGTGCAGCGACGCTTGAGGATGTCTTCTTGAAGCTTACCGGCAAGAAACTGCGGGAATGA